In Aquiflexum balticum DSM 16537, a single genomic region encodes these proteins:
- a CDS encoding DUF6134 family protein — protein sequence MKRHLNRFVSICLISFFFQPSSVNGQEVVNFDISVAGISIGEMSAIKTTTGNEIKYQINSLVSFWFFGKISVDYKSNTIYKNKQLYSAISSTNSKRGDFSSSIQWNKDHYKVDAKTYKFENNSPIKKPFFFSSAMLFFEEPKMVKEFLAENFGLPSPVTKVKDYYEVDVNGHKNRYYYIGGKLDKAIIYNPVKNYMIKRK from the coding sequence TCAACCTTCATCGGTAAATGGACAGGAAGTGGTCAATTTTGATATATCTGTTGCAGGGATTTCAATCGGAGAAATGAGCGCCATCAAAACCACCACAGGTAATGAAATAAAATATCAGATCAACAGCTTGGTGAGTTTTTGGTTTTTTGGAAAAATATCGGTGGATTATAAATCAAATACTATTTATAAAAACAAGCAACTTTACAGTGCCATCAGCAGCACAAATTCAAAAAGAGGTGATTTTTCCTCCTCCATCCAATGGAACAAAGATCATTATAAAGTGGATGCAAAAACGTATAAATTTGAAAATAACAGTCCGATCAAAAAACCATTTTTTTTTAGTTCAGCCATGTTGTTTTTCGAGGAACCAAAAATGGTAAAAGAATTTTTAGCTGAAAATTTTGGTCTTCCCTCCCCTGTGACAAAAGTTAAAGATTATTACGAAGTTGATGTAAATGGGCATAAAAATAGGTACTACTATATTGGTGGCAAGTTGGACAAGGCGATTATATATAATCCCGTCAAGAATTATATGATCAAAAGAAAATGA